One window of the Runella slithyformis DSM 19594 genome contains the following:
- a CDS encoding PqqD family protein produces MDISPTQKFKLSSNQVSSSLDNETIILNHDAGVYYGLDEVGTLVWEQLQQNPATVEELTKVIVEEFDIDESTCENDIKALLKELMDEKLVEPVY; encoded by the coding sequence ATGGACATTTCTCCAACACAAAAGTTTAAGCTTTCTTCGAATCAGGTATCTTCCAGCCTTGACAATGAAACCATCATTTTAAACCATGACGCAGGGGTTTATTATGGATTGGATGAAGTAGGTACCTTGGTCTGGGAACAATTGCAACAAAATCCGGCTACGGTGGAAGAACTGACAAAAGTCATCGTAGAAGAATTTGACATTGACGAGTCTACCTGCGAAAACGATATCAAAGCATTGCTAAAGGAATTGATGGATGAAAAGCTGGTGGAGCCGGTTTATTAA
- a CDS encoding lasso peptide biosynthesis B2 protein, with translation MKSWWSRFIKWQALSRADRWLLLRVTVCVILVKLGLKVLPFRRFRIVYGRFLSGAAVQTYDALFVEQLVWSVRAVGNALPFEVLCLPQALAVKYFLRGESEYELKIGVSNHDQLFSAHAWVVKADQTVIGEIPNISYVPLWAWN, from the coding sequence ATGAAAAGCTGGTGGAGCCGGTTTATTAAATGGCAGGCGCTGTCCCGGGCTGACCGTTGGCTGCTGCTTCGCGTAACGGTATGTGTCATTTTGGTCAAGTTGGGTCTAAAGGTGTTGCCTTTCAGGAGGTTTCGGATAGTTTATGGCCGATTCCTTTCCGGTGCTGCGGTACAAACTTACGATGCACTGTTTGTGGAGCAGTTGGTTTGGAGCGTTCGGGCGGTCGGTAATGCACTGCCCTTTGAGGTACTCTGCCTGCCGCAGGCACTGGCCGTAAAGTATTTTTTAAGGGGTGAATCGGAGTATGAATTGAAAATCGGAGTGTCAAACCATGATCAACTCTTCAGTGCCCATGCCTGGGTGGTCAAGGCAGACCAAACAGTGATCGGAGAGATTCCGAACATCAGTTATGTGCCCTTATGGGCGTGGAACTGA
- a CDS encoding HPr kinase, with protein MLFRAYTLTIDSDIDLQLPPGYGKADIVFEKVPLSREKLWQTQIYRKGVRAKFGGTREEALLEWEGIARFKVLAGGRLLYQNLTEDAGVFRLFILSEALGMVLFQRNLFLLHGSAVKLGMKATVFIGRPGAGKSTTVSAMAQQGHSILSDDLTAVWFDEKQQPYVLPGFPELKIWESAVDHLGFDKSLLQPAFEGHTKFLYQQSETNFPAEPVPLEQIIILQRPYSQRTGTVKLTEAPVELFRHFPLPVRLLQGNYLQRHFEDSIRIRRAVPILKVPRPKNFSALKQWIAQWPISD; from the coding sequence ATGCTATTCCGTGCCTATACGTTAACAATTGATTCCGATATTGACCTTCAACTTCCCCCCGGATACGGCAAAGCCGATATTGTCTTTGAAAAAGTACCGTTGTCACGGGAGAAGTTATGGCAGACGCAGATCTATCGTAAGGGGGTCAGGGCAAAATTTGGAGGAACCCGCGAAGAGGCCCTGCTGGAGTGGGAAGGAATAGCCCGCTTCAAAGTACTGGCAGGGGGGCGTTTACTGTACCAAAACCTGACGGAAGATGCCGGGGTCTTTAGGCTCTTTATTTTGAGCGAAGCACTGGGGATGGTATTGTTTCAACGTAACCTTTTTTTGCTCCACGGAAGTGCGGTCAAACTCGGCATGAAGGCCACTGTCTTTATAGGGCGGCCGGGGGCGGGCAAATCAACGACTGTTTCGGCGATGGCGCAGCAGGGACATTCTATCCTGAGCGACGATCTGACGGCCGTGTGGTTTGATGAAAAACAACAGCCGTATGTATTACCCGGTTTTCCCGAACTGAAGATTTGGGAAAGTGCGGTTGATCATTTAGGTTTTGACAAAAGCCTTTTGCAGCCGGCTTTTGAAGGACATACCAAATTTTTGTATCAGCAATCGGAAACGAACTTTCCCGCAGAGCCCGTGCCGCTGGAGCAAATCATCATTCTGCAACGACCGTATTCCCAACGGACCGGGACCGTAAAATTAACAGAGGCACCGGTTGAATTGTTTCGTCATTTTCCGCTTCCCGTACGCCTGTTACAGGGAAATTACCTCCAAAGGCATTTTGAGGATTCCATTCGAATCAGACGTGCCGTGCCTATTCTGAAAGTACCGCGCCCGAAGAATTTTTCAGCGCTGAAACAATGGATAGCGCAATGGCCGATCTCAGATTAA
- a CDS encoding GSCFA domain-containing protein, translated as MHFRTEIPITQNSEKISLHTPVLTIGSCFAEVIGQKLIDTKISALANPFGTVFNPLSITKLLRQALLYQLPDDALYLENQGISFHYDFHSSWWAATQEELKAQLTQQLHQVRDRLLSAKWLIITLGTAYVYRELTAGHIVANCHKMPNKQFRKELLPLQTITEDFRQLYALLRAANPAIRIILTVSPVRHTRDTLPLNAVSKSILRVACHELSESLEMVSYFPAYELLLDDLRDYRFYKSDLIHPNEMAEEYIFQKFSEAYFDHSLKQFTKEWQKMRQEMAHRPQQPNTAAHRSFLENLLKKLQMISGTVGVDAELDAIQQQLQAIKY; from the coding sequence GTGCATTTTCGAACCGAAATTCCCATTACACAAAACAGTGAAAAAATTTCTCTTCACACGCCTGTTCTGACGATAGGGTCGTGTTTTGCAGAGGTGATAGGTCAGAAACTGATTGATACCAAAATATCCGCTTTAGCCAATCCATTCGGGACCGTTTTTAACCCGCTTTCCATTACAAAGCTGCTCCGACAGGCACTCCTTTATCAGCTTCCCGACGACGCTCTATACCTTGAAAACCAAGGCATATCGTTTCACTACGATTTCCACTCTTCGTGGTGGGCTGCTACCCAAGAAGAATTGAAGGCCCAATTGACCCAACAACTGCATCAGGTTCGTGATCGGCTATTGAGTGCCAAATGGCTGATTATCACGTTGGGTACCGCTTATGTCTATCGAGAACTAACCGCCGGGCATATTGTGGCCAACTGCCATAAAATGCCGAATAAACAATTTCGAAAAGAGCTTTTGCCCCTTCAAACCATTACGGAAGATTTCAGGCAACTGTACGCCCTGCTGCGAGCCGCAAATCCCGCCATCCGTATTATTCTGACCGTCAGTCCAGTACGTCATACACGCGATACCCTGCCGCTCAATGCCGTCAGTAAATCCATTCTGAGGGTAGCCTGTCATGAATTGAGCGAATCGCTGGAGATGGTATCTTATTTTCCGGCGTACGAGCTATTGCTGGACGACCTGCGCGACTACCGATTTTACAAATCGGACCTTATTCATCCTAACGAAATGGCCGAAGAGTATATTTTTCAAAAATTTTCGGAAGCGTACTTTGATCATTCGCTCAAACAATTTACGAAAGAATGGCAAAAGATGAGGCAGGAAATGGCCCACCGGCCGCAACAGCCCAACACCGCAGCCCATCGGTCGTTTTTAGAAAACCTGCTGAAAAAATTGCAGATGATAAGCGGGACCGTCGGGGTCGATGCTGAACTTGATGCCATTCAACAACAACTTCAAGCGATAAAGTATTAA
- a CDS encoding DUF5723 family protein gives MKRNTLPALLLFTLCFQRLCAQEFIGQHSSNYAGINRATFNPSSIAGTRYRYHINLISFNATVNNRYFKYFRTDALFHPFKNPYTETDMYGKSKLTGTLTQGEHVNVMAELRTPSGYVGLGKNNWLVVGFQSRMRGFVQGSGVPSVIFDSYKNRLDDGLTKASSGSFKDFTFNQHSFFETGLTFAAMPIRIEGLIRVKVGATIKRLSGARNVYLNIWSANYQVRPLKQEEYVLDLSNVNYEYGYTQPIQSFGLSSLFSSDYGSGTALDLGATVELGRIRNHSQDRANYILRLGAAITEAGKITYPATGKQYSGTLSKLTVNQEKMIDIGNNSVKHLEATFGKSNSRDYSYSTQLLRTVNLDADVQFAPSFFINATWIKPTNTGALPTYLYQPELFSLTSRFEGEDVEFTLPITWIQGNQNPTFGFSVRFGPAYIGFSNFGALASRSVQPRGSMAYFGIQLWKLNEKALTKRKKS, from the coding sequence ATGAAACGGAACACATTGCCTGCCCTGTTATTGTTTACTTTATGTTTTCAGAGGCTTTGCGCACAGGAGTTTATCGGGCAGCACAGCAGCAATTATGCGGGTATCAATCGAGCTACGTTCAACCCGTCGTCCATTGCCGGGACGCGCTATCGGTATCATATCAACCTGATCTCGTTCAACGCCACGGTCAACAATCGTTATTTTAAATATTTTCGAACGGATGCCCTTTTTCATCCCTTCAAAAATCCCTACACCGAAACCGATATGTACGGCAAATCTAAGTTGACCGGCACGCTGACGCAGGGCGAACACGTCAACGTAATGGCTGAACTCAGAACGCCGTCGGGCTATGTAGGATTGGGTAAAAACAACTGGCTGGTGGTGGGTTTTCAGTCCCGAATGAGAGGATTTGTGCAAGGGTCGGGCGTACCTTCGGTGATTTTTGACAGTTATAAAAACCGCCTTGACGACGGCCTTACGAAGGCTTCGTCGGGGAGCTTTAAGGATTTTACGTTCAATCAACATTCGTTTTTTGAAACCGGGCTGACGTTTGCGGCTATGCCGATACGCATTGAGGGACTGATTCGGGTCAAAGTGGGAGCGACAATCAAACGACTTTCGGGAGCGCGGAACGTGTATCTTAACATCTGGAGCGCCAATTATCAGGTTCGTCCGCTGAAGCAGGAAGAATATGTACTGGATCTGTCTAATGTAAACTATGAATACGGTTATACGCAACCGATTCAATCGTTTGGGCTGAGTAGTTTATTTTCATCAGATTACGGCTCAGGTACGGCGCTGGATTTAGGCGCAACCGTAGAGTTGGGGCGCATCAGGAACCATTCGCAGGACCGCGCCAACTACATTCTGCGTCTGGGAGCTGCGATTACGGAGGCGGGTAAAATTACCTATCCTGCTACGGGAAAACAATACAGCGGAACGCTCAGTAAACTGACCGTCAATCAGGAAAAAATGATTGATATAGGAAATAACTCCGTTAAACATCTGGAAGCCACTTTCGGAAAATCCAACTCGCGCGACTATAGTTACAGTACACAACTCCTGCGTACGGTCAATCTGGATGCCGATGTGCAGTTTGCACCCTCGTTTTTTATAAATGCCACTTGGATAAAGCCAACGAATACGGGTGCGCTGCCCACTTACCTTTACCAACCCGAGCTATTTTCACTTACCTCCCGTTTTGAAGGAGAAGATGTAGAATTTACGCTGCCCATAACCTGGATTCAGGGCAATCAAAACCCAACCTTTGGGTTTTCGGTACGTTTTGGCCCCGCTTACATAGGCTTCAGTAATTTTGGGGCGCTTGCGAGCCGAAGTGTACAGCCGCGAGGCTCAATGGCTTATTTCGGAATCCAATTGTGGAAACTGAACGAAAAAGCGTTAACCAAAAGAAAGAAAAGTTAG
- a CDS encoding translation initiation factor, whose amino-acid sequence MSKKQRSGIVYSTDPNFQYNDDSDEESETPTPGQQELKVWLERKGGGKVVTAIKGWTGKTGDMEDLAKQLKTLCGTGGTAKDREILIQGDFRDKILTWLLAKGYKAKKAGG is encoded by the coding sequence ATGTCAAAAAAGCAGCGCAGCGGCATCGTTTATTCCACCGATCCCAACTTCCAATACAACGACGATTCTGACGAAGAATCTGAGACACCCACACCCGGTCAGCAGGAATTGAAAGTTTGGCTCGAACGCAAAGGCGGCGGCAAAGTGGTGACCGCCATCAAAGGATGGACGGGAAAAACGGGAGATATGGAGGATTTGGCCAAACAACTCAAAACCCTCTGCGGCACGGGAGGCACCGCCAAAGACCGTGAGATATTGATTCAGGGAGATTTTAGAGATAAGATTCTGACGTGGCTGTTGGCCAAAGGCTACAAAGCTAAAAAAGCAGGCGGATAG
- a CDS encoding GIN domain-containing protein encodes MKKIVLVIVLFSLIGLMAQAQREPLRGTGKLVSKTFDFRDFDKVHLEDLDGKIDIEIGKTFSVKIDIDENLELLLYVTKEEKEGVLTIGLKGNTNNKLYVEDTRIKVKVTMPEASVIRHRGNSALHITGIIGRYFRLENNGNGDAGLQGSIDELDIKKNGNGDVNAKNLIAKKAKVKCYGNGNVDVNAQISLTAHGSGNGNVVQFGPGKIEPMSGITGNGEVSVKR; translated from the coding sequence ATGAAAAAGATAGTGCTTGTCATTGTGTTGTTTAGTCTTATTGGCCTGATGGCTCAGGCGCAGCGCGAGCCCTTGAGAGGCACGGGTAAGTTAGTATCTAAAACCTTTGATTTTCGTGATTTCGACAAAGTGCATTTAGAGGATTTGGACGGCAAAATTGACATCGAAATTGGTAAAACGTTCTCGGTAAAAATCGACATTGATGAAAATCTGGAGCTGTTGCTGTACGTCACTAAAGAAGAAAAAGAGGGGGTGTTGACCATTGGCCTGAAAGGAAACACCAACAATAAACTTTACGTGGAAGATACGCGTATAAAAGTGAAAGTGACCATGCCGGAAGCCTCCGTGATTCGTCATCGCGGCAACAGCGCTTTGCACATTACGGGGATTATAGGACGATATTTTCGATTGGAAAATAATGGCAATGGCGATGCGGGCTTGCAGGGAAGTATCGATGAACTTGACATCAAAAAGAATGGCAACGGCGATGTCAATGCGAAAAATCTGATCGCCAAAAAAGCCAAAGTTAAATGCTATGGCAATGGAAATGTAGACGTAAACGCCCAAATCTCGCTCACAGCGCACGGTTCGGGTAACGGAAACGTAGTACAATTCGGCCCCGGGAAAATTGAACCTATGTCGGGGATAACCGGCAACGGAGAGGTCAGCGTAAAGCGCTGA
- a CDS encoding helix-turn-helix domain-containing protein, with protein sequence MSIYQTPLQFGYFLALLFAVLLWFRGWQEERLSDRFLGWVMFFLAMEIQDYTFGFSGINILWEKFDGFPRYFHLAFAPTIYFYLKAQINRDFRFKAAHLWHYLFYAIYFLVNFGVFIQGKKAVDTFRSSEWSYWLGWLESIAIWGSYIYYFYQSLRLYKDYRRWAETQFSDTETISFVWLRNFIYLIIAGEVFKFGWSVADRALGDLPFEQDWWWHLLTVAIICYVGIKGYAQHQPTKLAFKGKLVEDRILPLGNEPSPPIISSSAVPNTDYLEWKPKIEQLFREQKLYLEPELSLSDLATKLKTNTSVLSAAINQNFGKNFNDFVNEYRVEEVKRQLKDPANAHLSLLGVALECGFNSKSTFNRAFKKFTGQSPKEFV encoded by the coding sequence ATGTCTATTTATCAAACGCCTCTGCAATTCGGTTATTTTTTAGCATTGCTTTTCGCAGTTTTACTGTGGTTTCGGGGCTGGCAGGAAGAGCGACTTTCCGACAGATTTTTGGGATGGGTTATGTTTTTCCTGGCCATGGAGATTCAGGATTATACGTTTGGGTTTTCCGGAATCAACATTCTTTGGGAAAAATTTGACGGTTTCCCGCGTTATTTTCATCTCGCTTTTGCCCCCACGATTTACTTTTACCTGAAAGCCCAGATCAATCGCGATTTTCGGTTCAAAGCAGCCCACTTGTGGCATTATTTGTTCTATGCGATTTACTTTCTGGTCAATTTCGGGGTCTTCATACAGGGTAAAAAGGCCGTAGATACCTTTCGCAGCTCGGAATGGTCGTATTGGTTGGGCTGGCTGGAGAGTATTGCGATTTGGGGCTCTTATATTTATTATTTCTACCAATCGCTGCGTCTTTACAAAGACTACCGCCGTTGGGCCGAGACTCAGTTTTCAGACACCGAAACCATCAGTTTTGTCTGGCTCCGCAATTTTATTTACCTCATTATTGCGGGCGAAGTGTTCAAATTTGGCTGGTCAGTTGCCGACCGCGCCTTAGGTGATTTACCCTTTGAACAGGATTGGTGGTGGCACCTGCTGACGGTGGCCATTATCTGCTACGTAGGCATCAAGGGATACGCTCAGCATCAGCCCACCAAGTTGGCATTTAAAGGAAAACTTGTAGAAGACAGGATATTACCGTTAGGAAATGAGCCGTCACCGCCGATAATCAGCTCTTCCGCCGTGCCGAATACAGATTATTTGGAATGGAAACCGAAGATCGAGCAACTGTTCAGAGAACAGAAGTTGTACCTCGAACCCGAACTTTCGTTGAGCGATTTAGCCACCAAACTCAAAACCAACACGTCGGTCCTGTCGGCGGCCATCAATCAGAATTTTGGCAAAAACTTCAATGATTTCGTAAACGAATACCGCGTAGAAGAAGTCAAACGCCAACTCAAAGACCCCGCCAACGCGCACTTATCGCTGTTGGGCGTAGCGCTGGAATGCGGCTTTAATTCAAAATCCACTTTCAACCGCGCGTTTAAGAAATTTACGGGGCAATCACCGAAGGAATTTGTGTAG
- a CDS encoding fatty acid desaturase translates to MSMIPVIKPTDIGQKGLWIAFAVLLLWFASLAFLLQYPLDFRDPLVYVFVLLQMHLYTGVFITAHDSIHGVVAPHNRRLNYWIGFLSASLFAFNNYKQLSSKHHLHHRHAATSDDPDYHDGHPNFFLWFIAFAKEYVSVVQVLLMAVTYNILKLWFPWENLVVFWMIPAVLSTFQLFYFGTYLPHRGEHHNPPLNARSQSLNHIKAFLSCYFFGYHLEHHAYPYLPWWQLPKARERMEAEK, encoded by the coding sequence ATGTCCATGATTCCCGTTATCAAACCTACCGACATTGGCCAAAAAGGGCTTTGGATTGCCTTTGCGGTGCTGTTGTTGTGGTTTGCAAGTTTGGCTTTTTTGCTTCAATACCCTCTTGACTTTCGCGACCCGTTGGTGTATGTGTTTGTATTGCTGCAAATGCACCTCTATACGGGTGTGTTCATTACGGCTCACGACTCCATTCACGGCGTAGTAGCTCCTCACAACAGGCGGCTTAACTATTGGATAGGCTTTCTAAGTGCTTCATTGTTTGCGTTTAACAATTACAAACAACTCTCGTCCAAACATCATTTACACCACCGCCATGCCGCCACTTCCGATGACCCGGACTATCACGACGGACACCCTAATTTCTTCCTATGGTTCATTGCTTTTGCCAAAGAGTACGTTTCGGTAGTGCAGGTGCTGTTGATGGCCGTTACGTACAACATTTTGAAATTGTGGTTCCCGTGGGAGAATCTGGTGGTGTTTTGGATGATTCCTGCGGTATTGAGCACGTTTCAGTTATTTTATTTCGGTACCTATTTGCCCCATCGCGGTGAGCACCATAATCCTCCCCTCAACGCCCGCAGTCAATCGCTCAACCACATAAAGGCGTTTTTGAGCTGCTACTTTTTCGGGTATCATCTGGAACACCATGCCTATCCGTACTTGCCCTGGTGGCAACTGCCCAAGGCGCGGGAGCGAATGGAGGCTGAAAAGTAA
- a CDS encoding type I restriction-modification system subunit M, whose translation MQGKQLRKLETELWRAADQLRANSKLTASEYSMPVLGLIFLRHAYNRFQKIKVEVEKDLPTHPQRGKRPLNKKDFEAKNAMFLPETAQFDYLVNLPESADIGEAIDDAMKAIEDEYDNLKGVLPRNFSIFSKDLLRELLRIFNKEVLQKAEGDLFGKIYEFFLNKFAMTGAQEGGEFFTPTSLVQTIVNVIEPDHGVVFDPACGSAGMFVQTGYFIESEGLQPAEKVTFYGQEKTDTNTKLAKMNLAVHGLEGNIQEGNTFYEDKHDLVHECDFVMANPPFNVDGVDKAKDAVKKDPRLVLGGQVNLPKNDNANYLWIQYFYNYLKPTGRAGFVMASSASDAGHTEKDIREKLVKTGAVDVMVAIGNNFFYTRSLPCTLWFYDRAKEQNEQQRDKVLMLDARKIYRKVTSKVNDFSPEQLQNLVCIVNLYRGNTAKLEATLRQYLDTTTELAQETAEVTEQLQKTIQAVFETLIGFFESWDSPPAAARIMLAELKNQQADAAEELYQPQNQLIEACNNAGPNTLEAVAHQCRSIRKPQDKFLKELLETIALATKELQLNKNKDWAALKLKDTLDTLKDLQLRLSGNPNEEEPGLLHDTDYYWKQAHWLTSRFPAGVYADVEGLCKVVTQADIAAKDYSLSPGRYVGVDTATDNDEADYEERLREIHLELDGLNEEAVALAKTISENFKELAL comes from the coding sequence ATGCAAGGAAAACAGCTCCGAAAATTAGAAACCGAATTGTGGCGTGCCGCCGACCAACTTCGTGCCAACAGCAAACTGACCGCCTCCGAATACTCCATGCCCGTGTTGGGGCTGATCTTCTTACGCCATGCGTACAATCGGTTTCAAAAAATAAAAGTTGAAGTAGAAAAAGACCTTCCTACGCATCCGCAACGGGGCAAACGTCCTTTGAACAAAAAGGATTTTGAAGCAAAAAACGCCATGTTTTTGCCCGAAACGGCCCAATTTGACTATCTGGTCAATCTGCCCGAAAGTGCCGATATCGGAGAGGCCATCGACGACGCCATGAAAGCCATTGAGGACGAATACGACAACCTCAAAGGCGTATTGCCCCGCAATTTTTCCATTTTCAGCAAAGACCTCCTCCGCGAACTGCTGCGTATCTTCAACAAAGAAGTATTGCAGAAGGCCGAAGGCGATCTGTTTGGAAAAATCTATGAGTTTTTCCTCAATAAGTTTGCCATGACGGGAGCGCAGGAAGGCGGTGAGTTTTTTACGCCTACGTCGTTGGTTCAAACCATCGTCAACGTCATTGAGCCTGACCACGGGGTGGTGTTTGATCCCGCCTGCGGCTCGGCGGGGATGTTTGTGCAGACGGGCTATTTTATTGAAAGTGAAGGCTTACAGCCTGCCGAAAAAGTGACGTTTTATGGACAGGAAAAAACCGATACCAACACCAAACTGGCCAAAATGAACCTGGCGGTGCACGGCTTAGAAGGGAATATTCAGGAAGGCAATACTTTTTACGAAGACAAACACGACCTCGTTCACGAATGCGATTTTGTGATGGCCAACCCGCCCTTCAACGTGGACGGCGTGGACAAAGCCAAAGACGCGGTGAAAAAAGACCCGCGCCTGGTATTGGGCGGACAGGTAAACCTGCCCAAAAACGACAACGCCAATTATCTCTGGATCCAGTATTTTTATAACTACCTCAAGCCCACCGGCAGAGCCGGCTTTGTGATGGCTTCTTCGGCGAGCGATGCCGGACATACCGAAAAAGACATCCGCGAGAAACTCGTTAAAACGGGAGCCGTGGATGTGATGGTGGCCATTGGCAACAACTTCTTCTACACGCGCTCGCTGCCCTGCACGCTGTGGTTTTATGACAGAGCCAAAGAGCAGAACGAACAGCAGCGCGACAAAGTGCTGATGCTCGACGCCCGAAAGATTTACCGCAAAGTCACTTCCAAAGTCAATGATTTCAGCCCGGAGCAGTTGCAGAATCTGGTGTGTATCGTCAATCTGTACCGCGGAAATACCGCCAAGTTGGAGGCCACCCTCCGGCAGTATTTGGACACCACCACCGAGCTTGCCCAAGAAACCGCCGAAGTGACCGAGCAACTGCAAAAGACCATTCAGGCGGTATTTGAGACGCTGATTGGATTTTTTGAGTCATGGGACTCCCCACCGGCGGCCGCTCGGATCATGCTTGCCGAACTTAAGAATCAACAGGCAGACGCGGCTGAGGAGCTCTATCAACCGCAAAACCAACTCATTGAGGCCTGTAACAATGCGGGCCCCAACACCTTGGAGGCCGTGGCGCACCAGTGCCGCAGCATCCGCAAACCTCAGGATAAGTTCCTGAAAGAGCTGTTGGAAACCATTGCGTTGGCAACCAAAGAACTGCAACTCAACAAAAACAAAGACTGGGCGGCCCTTAAACTCAAAGACACCCTCGATACCCTCAAAGACCTGCAACTCCGCCTCAGCGGCAACCCCAACGAAGAAGAACCCGGCCTGCTGCACGACACCGACTACTATTGGAAACAGGCGCATTGGCTCACGAGCCGCTTTCCGGCGGGTGTGTATGCCGATGTGGAAGGATTGTGCAAGGTAGTAACCCAAGCCGACATTGCCGCCAAAGACTACTCCCTCAGCCCCGGGCGCTACGTGGGCGTGGATACGGCCACCGACAACGACGAGGCCGACTACGAAGAACGCCTCCGCGAAATACACCTCGAACTCGACGGCCTCAACGAAGAAGCCGTCGCGCTGGCAAAAACAATTTCTGAAAACTTTAAAGAGTTGGCGCTATGA
- a CDS encoding restriction endonuclease subunit S: MKWEKVEIGQLGEVITGNTPPRKNPELYGDFIPFIKPTDMEIDRRYTPNPEECYSELGFEKYRKSLIPKGATCVVTIGSIGKKMTQALTDCFINQAVNAVIPNKNYDQDFVYYLLKNNLDKVKGSDSGTSSGRENVSKSSFSSIEVKVIKHLPTQRKIASILSAYDDLIENNLKRIKLLEEKAFLRYKAIVKSEKIMLEEKLMNVIQTVKRKEKILIDR, translated from the coding sequence ATGAAGTGGGAGAAAGTAGAAATAGGCCAGTTAGGAGAAGTTATTACAGGCAATACTCCACCTCGTAAAAACCCGGAATTATATGGGGACTTTATCCCTTTTATCAAACCTACTGATATGGAGATTGATAGAAGATATACTCCAAATCCGGAAGAGTGCTATTCTGAACTCGGTTTCGAGAAATACCGAAAGTCATTGATTCCAAAAGGAGCAACTTGCGTCGTTACAATCGGCAGTATAGGTAAAAAAATGACGCAGGCACTCACTGATTGTTTCATCAATCAAGCGGTAAATGCAGTCATTCCAAATAAAAATTACGACCAGGATTTTGTTTACTATTTACTCAAAAATAACCTTGATAAAGTCAAAGGGTCAGATTCCGGTACTTCATCCGGCAGAGAAAATGTTTCAAAATCTTCCTTTTCGAGTATTGAAGTAAAAGTTATCAAACACCTCCCCACCCAACGCAAAATAGCTTCCATCTTATCGGCTTATGATGATTTGATAGAGAATAATCTGAAACGGATCAAGTTGTTGGAGGAGAAGGCGTTTTTGAGGTATAAGGCGATTGTGAAGAGTGAGAAGATTATGTTGGAGGAAAAGCTAATGAATGTAATTCAAACGGTAAAACGCAAAGAAAAAATACTTATTGATAGATGA
- a CDS encoding IS630 family transposase, whose protein sequence is MVYIDESGFYLLPLVCRTWAPKGKTPIIEEKAGKEHLSLIAAMAPNGRLYVGGQDKAYNSEGVVDFLEYLCRRYRSKDLIVIWDGATIHRSQAIKDFLARKKGRVHLVALPGYSPELNPVELLWSQLKRELKNRVFLDLTDLAEVLKEKIEEVRKDTELLVSFFKKKEVAFFTG, encoded by the coding sequence ATCGTATATATCGATGAATCAGGCTTCTATCTGCTCCCCCTCGTTTGCCGTACGTGGGCACCCAAGGGTAAAACGCCCATTATCGAGGAGAAGGCGGGCAAAGAACACCTCAGTCTGATCGCCGCGATGGCCCCTAATGGGAGGCTGTACGTCGGCGGACAAGACAAGGCATACAATAGTGAGGGGGTGGTTGACTTTCTGGAGTACCTATGCCGCAGGTACCGCAGCAAGGACTTGATCGTGATCTGGGATGGCGCGACCATCCACCGTAGCCAAGCCATAAAGGACTTTTTGGCGCGCAAGAAAGGGCGCGTGCACCTTGTGGCCCTGCCTGGTTATAGCCCGGAACTGAACCCGGTCGAGTTGCTGTGGAGTCAGTTAAAAAGAGAGCTCAAAAACCGGGTATTCCTCGACCTGACAGATTTGGCCGAAGTGTTGAAAGAAAAAATTGAGGAGGTCAGAAAAGACACGGAATTGCTGGTTTCATTCTTTAAAAAGAAGGAAGTAGCTTTCTTTACAGGATAA